A genomic window from Deltaproteobacteria bacterium includes:
- a CDS encoding TIGR03619 family F420-dependent LLM class oxidoreductase, translated as MGKFEFGIRVPNSGPLSSKENIVKAAQNSEELGFDTIWLHDHVVWSSEMHRHHISSGAAEALTDAQEANFFECMTTMSYLAAKTKDIQIGVACLVMPLRNPIYAAKQCATLDHLCDGRLLVGVGLGSKATRDSSEFDVFEVPIKGRGNRTDEYIEAMKAIWTQPMASYEGKYLKFDNAEIHPKPVQQPHPPVWVGGWMDQAAVRAGRYGEGWIPGWLSPTEMARGCEILNKAAEDAGRDPAGIKIAVEKLACIARTRDEAMTLALPTIRESSHTYERDVDNIQFALDRHIIGSVDDVRRRLDEFIEAGVQHFELKLIYPDMDTMYKEMLLWSEEIIPHYV; from the coding sequence ATGGGGAAGTTCGAATTCGGTATCAGGGTGCCCAACTCGGGGCCGCTCTCCAGCAAGGAGAACATCGTCAAGGCGGCACAGAATTCCGAGGAGTTGGGCTTCGACACGATCTGGCTCCATGACCACGTGGTGTGGAGCTCGGAGATGCACCGGCACCATATCTCGTCCGGCGCCGCCGAGGCCCTGACCGACGCGCAGGAGGCCAACTTCTTCGAGTGCATGACCACGATGTCGTACCTGGCCGCCAAGACCAAGGACATCCAGATCGGCGTGGCGTGTCTCGTGATGCCGCTGCGCAACCCCATCTACGCGGCCAAGCAGTGCGCCACCCTGGACCACCTGTGCGACGGGCGCTTGTTGGTGGGCGTGGGCCTGGGCTCGAAGGCCACCCGCGACTCCAGCGAGTTCGACGTGTTCGAGGTGCCCATCAAGGGCAGGGGCAACCGCACCGACGAGTACATTGAGGCCATGAAGGCCATCTGGACCCAGCCCATGGCGTCCTACGAGGGCAAGTACCTCAAGTTCGACAACGCCGAAATCCACCCCAAGCCGGTGCAGCAGCCGCACCCGCCGGTGTGGGTGGGCGGCTGGATGGACCAGGCCGCGGTGCGCGCGGGCCGCTACGGCGAGGGCTGGATTCCCGGGTGGCTGTCGCCCACGGAGATGGCCCGGGGCTGCGAGATCCTCAACAAGGCCGCCGAGGACGCCGGGCGTGATCCCGCGGGCATCAAGATCGCCGTGGAAAAGCTGGCCTGCATCGCCCGCACCCGGGACGAGGCCATGACCCTGGCGCTGCCCACCATCCGCGAAAGCTCCCACACCTACGAGCGCGACGTCGACAACATCCAGTTCGCCCTGGACCGCCACATCATCGGTTCGGTGGACGACGTGCGCCGGCGCCTCGACGAGTTCATCGAGGCCGGCGTCCAGCACTTCGAGCTGAAGCTCATCTACCCGGACATGGACACCATGTACAAGGAGATGCTGCTCTGGTCGGAGGAGATCATTCCGCACTATGTCTAA
- a CDS encoding VOC family protein, with product MSESTSRKARAMGINHVVLEVGDLDEALAFYGAIFDFSLRGRGDHNAFIDLGDQFIQLSLGKTQEMDGKRHFGFVVDDRAPVRAALERLGVEPLDQRLNFRDPWGNRIEVVPYDDVQFSKAPNVLNGMGLGGLKKTSAAVEELSKKGMTPE from the coding sequence ATGAGCGAGAGCACTTCCCGGAAGGCCCGGGCCATGGGCATCAACCACGTGGTGCTGGAGGTGGGGGACCTGGACGAGGCGCTGGCGTTCTACGGCGCCATCTTCGACTTCAGCCTGCGCGGCCGGGGCGACCACAACGCCTTCATCGACCTCGGCGACCAGTTCATCCAGTTGAGCCTGGGCAAGACCCAGGAGATGGACGGGAAGCGGCACTTCGGCTTCGTGGTGGACGACCGGGCACCGGTGCGCGCCGCCCTCGAACGCCTCGGCGTCGAGCCCCTGGACCAGCGCCTCAACTTCCGCGACCCCTGGGGCAACCGCATCGAGGTGGTGCCCTACGACGACGTCCAGTTCTCCAAGGCCCCCAACGTGCTCAACGGGATGGGCCTGGGCGGCCTGAAGAAGACGTCCGCCGCCGTCGAGGAGCTTTCGAAGAAGGGGATGACGCCGGAGTAG
- a CDS encoding cupin domain-containing protein, with product MSDFYSEWLNTTGRNEEFVENAPRVARHKELEWVKTRQDAKAALMIAPEKGFPTGGSMMMRAEIPVGWHTGRHSHGEEAIYVESGTGFMVLDGKRYDFGPGTVLHVPYRSEHQLFNNGDVPVGYISGLAWHLEASVYMGRLEQFEDCGANDPAAMAAIGPEESQDWPEDGRRISMHQDQHELSGESKHGATYFLMGRSGSRNGFKATAAAISSIFVELPRSKSHSHAHPEAYLYALMGAGYSEIGGKKYTWEQGDAVHVPPGMMHHQHFNPSDGETRELRFEFGIRYWIVDQWKGYTTIDKHLKAMSMDEGDEDK from the coding sequence ATGAGCGACTTTTACAGTGAATGGCTGAACACCACCGGACGGAACGAGGAATTCGTGGAGAACGCGCCGCGAGTCGCGCGCCACAAGGAGCTCGAGTGGGTCAAGACGCGGCAGGACGCCAAGGCCGCGTTGATGATCGCGCCCGAGAAGGGCTTCCCCACCGGCGGCAGCATGATGATGCGGGCGGAGATTCCCGTGGGGTGGCACACCGGGCGTCACAGCCACGGCGAGGAGGCGATTTACGTCGAGAGCGGCACCGGCTTCATGGTGCTCGACGGGAAGCGCTACGACTTCGGGCCGGGTACCGTGCTCCACGTGCCCTACCGTTCCGAGCACCAGTTGTTCAACAACGGCGACGTCCCGGTGGGGTACATCTCGGGGCTGGCATGGCACCTGGAGGCCTCGGTCTACATGGGACGCCTGGAGCAGTTCGAGGACTGCGGCGCCAACGACCCGGCGGCGATGGCGGCCATCGGGCCGGAAGAGTCCCAGGACTGGCCGGAAGACGGCCGGCGCATCTCCATGCACCAGGACCAGCACGAGCTTTCGGGCGAGTCCAAGCACGGCGCCACCTACTTCCTCATGGGGCGCAGCGGCAGCCGCAACGGCTTCAAGGCCACCGCGGCCGCCATCAGTTCCATCTTCGTGGAGTTGCCGCGCTCCAAGAGCCACAGCCACGCGCACCCCGAGGCGTACCTCTACGCGCTCATGGGGGCGGGCTACTCGGAGATCGGCGGGAAGAAGTACACCTGGGAGCAGGGGGACGCGGTCCACGTGCCTCCCGGCATGATGCACCACCAGCACTTCAATCCCAGCGACGGCGAGACCCGCGAGCTGCGCTTCGAGTTCGGCATCCGCTACTGGATCGTGGATCAGTGGAAGGGCTACACCACCATCGACAAGCACCTCAAGGCCATGTCGATGGATGAGGGCGACGAGGACAAGTAG
- a CDS encoding LLM class flavin-dependent oxidoreductase produces MATKLKFGLLLPHFGDQGSVEKCIEGSKLAESLGFDSVWVRDHLVFEPHGMEGTDNTHIECVAILSAISSVCKKLILGSGTMISHRHPIHLAQCMAALSVLSEGKVIMGIGAGTFQHEFAAAGLKNTRDDRFNMAKINSHLVRRLWAGEKVNYQDEYYSFEDVELKPTPLAPIPIWYGGGTPASCRRAVDYCDGWMPGRIPLATFHKCIKYLHDLCDKAGKPMVTTGAIPITSIAKDKDTAVSKVNAPGLINEGNKKPTWVKPKSGTFSKLEDIEGLLLAGTPEDIVRDTQRYEEGGLNHIVYDLRFRYEDWYEQIELLGKEVLPAVRA; encoded by the coding sequence ATGGCGACGAAACTGAAGTTCGGACTGTTGCTGCCCCATTTCGGGGATCAGGGATCGGTCGAGAAGTGCATCGAGGGATCCAAGCTGGCCGAGTCCTTGGGTTTTGACTCCGTCTGGGTGCGGGACCACCTGGTGTTCGAGCCCCACGGCATGGAAGGCACGGACAACACCCACATCGAGTGCGTCGCCATCCTGTCGGCGATCTCGTCGGTGTGCAAGAAGCTGATCCTGGGATCGGGTACGATGATCTCCCACAGACACCCGATCCACTTGGCCCAGTGCATGGCGGCCCTGAGCGTGTTGTCCGAGGGCAAGGTCATCATGGGCATCGGCGCCGGGACGTTCCAGCACGAGTTCGCCGCGGCGGGACTCAAGAACACGCGGGACGACCGCTTCAACATGGCCAAGATCAACTCCCACCTCGTGCGGCGCCTCTGGGCCGGGGAAAAGGTGAACTACCAGGACGAGTACTACTCCTTCGAGGACGTCGAGTTGAAGCCCACGCCGCTGGCGCCCATCCCCATCTGGTACGGCGGCGGCACCCCGGCCTCGTGCCGGCGGGCGGTGGACTACTGCGACGGCTGGATGCCCGGACGCATCCCGCTGGCGACCTTCCACAAGTGCATCAAGTACCTGCACGACCTGTGCGACAAGGCCGGCAAGCCCATGGTCACCACCGGCGCCATCCCCATCACCAGCATCGCCAAGGACAAGGACACCGCGGTGAGCAAGGTCAACGCGCCGGGGCTCATCAACGAGGGCAACAAGAAGCCCACATGGGTGAAGCCCAAGTCCGGCACCTTCTCCAAGCTGGAGGACATCGAGGGGCTCTTGTTGGCGGGCACGCCGGAGGACATCGTCCGCGACACGCAGCGCTACGAAGAGGGCGGCCTCAACCACATCGTCTACGACCTCCGGTTCCGCTACGAAGACTGGTACGAGCAGATCGAGCTGCTGGGCAAGGAAGTCCTGCCGGCGGTGCGCGCCTAG
- a CDS encoding alpha/beta hydrolase: MRTEDVYFYSEGYKVHGTVYLPDDDQGKPWPGIVQGPGFLGLKDAKHYILMFERLCESGYACLCFDYRGWGQSEGPQKGWVMPTWQAEDIRNAITYMETRDDVDSDRIATYGSGGTGGGNAVLVGATDSRVKCVVCYLGVCSGRDWLHSMRREYEWIDYLKRIEEDRRVRVLNGTGELVAAREEIMVQTPERMTTNIKKEVASKIPNQMPLQCADAILDYCPEDVVHKISPRGVLFVAVENDATTPEEHSIRMYEKAGEPKKLVMLRKTTHYGVYNDYFDRIAGEVVDWYNRHLKYDRVGITEP, translated from the coding sequence ATGCGAACAGAGGACGTCTACTTCTACAGCGAAGGATACAAGGTCCACGGGACCGTCTACCTGCCCGACGATGACCAGGGGAAACCCTGGCCGGGCATCGTCCAGGGCCCGGGCTTTCTGGGACTCAAGGACGCCAAGCACTACATCCTGATGTTCGAGCGGTTGTGCGAGTCGGGCTACGCGTGCCTGTGCTTCGACTACCGCGGCTGGGGGCAGAGCGAAGGCCCGCAGAAGGGCTGGGTCATGCCCACCTGGCAGGCCGAGGACATCCGCAACGCCATCACGTACATGGAGACCCGCGACGACGTGGACTCCGACCGCATCGCCACCTACGGCTCCGGCGGCACCGGCGGCGGCAACGCCGTGCTGGTGGGCGCCACCGACAGCCGGGTCAAGTGCGTGGTCTGCTACCTGGGCGTGTGCAGCGGCCGCGACTGGCTCCATTCCATGCGCCGGGAATACGAGTGGATCGACTACCTCAAGCGCATCGAGGAGGATCGCCGGGTCCGGGTGCTGAACGGCACCGGCGAGCTGGTGGCGGCGCGCGAGGAGATCATGGTCCAGACCCCGGAGCGCATGACCACCAACATCAAGAAAGAGGTGGCGTCCAAGATCCCCAACCAGATGCCGCTGCAGTGCGCCGACGCCATCCTGGACTACTGCCCGGAGGACGTGGTCCACAAGATCTCGCCGCGGGGCGTGCTGTTCGTCGCGGTGGAGAATGACGCCACCACCCCGGAAGAGCACTCCATCCGCATGTACGAGAAGGCGGGCGAGCCCAAGAAGCTCGTCATGCTGCGGAAGACCACCCACTACGGGGTCTACAACGACTACTTCGACCGGATCGCCGGCGAGGTGGTGGACTGGTACAACCGTCATCTCAAGTACGACCGCGTCGGCATCACGGAACCGTAG
- a CDS encoding cupin domain-containing protein, with product MATRAVKEFEVHPYVQFMSDRFGAYDRWIESEGLPVVSGSHVRDVRRMELGEWPRRGGKGAYLSFSDQRVADGYVCEIAAGTSLEPQRHLFEEIVLITQGRGATTVWYDDARKRTFEWETGSLFAIPLNAWHQHFNASGQEPARYFALTSAPVVFELYRDPGFIFNTDHVFRDRFDPAQEDFFSRDGKYNTDYYGGILENNFISNIRDIKLVPREKRGKGNRNMYIHMAGSTMLAHVSQFPVGTYKKAHRHGPGAHIYMLDSTGYSLMWQEGAKPERFDWQEGTVMSPPAGSWHQHYNTGPEPCRFVALHASTAVQGEERGVEQIEFEDEDQALRRMYEDECARNGVTAQM from the coding sequence ATGGCGACCAGGGCCGTCAAGGAGTTCGAAGTCCATCCCTACGTGCAGTTCATGAGCGACCGGTTCGGGGCGTATGACCGCTGGATCGAATCCGAGGGGTTGCCGGTGGTGAGCGGCTCCCACGTCCGGGACGTGCGCCGCATGGAGCTGGGCGAGTGGCCGCGCCGCGGCGGCAAGGGCGCCTACCTGTCGTTCTCCGACCAGCGCGTGGCCGACGGCTACGTGTGCGAGATCGCCGCGGGGACGAGCCTCGAGCCCCAGCGGCACCTGTTCGAGGAGATTGTGCTCATCACCCAGGGACGCGGCGCCACCACGGTGTGGTACGACGACGCGCGCAAGCGCACCTTCGAGTGGGAAACCGGGAGCCTCTTCGCCATCCCCCTCAACGCCTGGCACCAGCACTTCAACGCCAGCGGCCAGGAACCGGCGCGCTATTTCGCCCTCACCAGCGCCCCGGTGGTGTTCGAGCTCTACCGGGACCCGGGTTTCATCTTCAACACCGACCACGTCTTCAGGGACCGCTTCGATCCGGCCCAGGAGGACTTCTTCAGCCGCGACGGGAAGTACAACACCGACTATTACGGCGGCATCCTGGAGAACAACTTCATCAGCAATATCCGCGACATCAAGCTGGTGCCGCGGGAGAAGCGCGGCAAGGGCAACCGCAACATGTACATCCACATGGCCGGCAGCACCATGCTCGCCCACGTCTCCCAGTTCCCGGTGGGGACCTACAAGAAGGCGCACCGGCACGGCCCCGGCGCGCACATCTACATGCTCGACTCCACCGGCTATTCGCTCATGTGGCAGGAGGGCGCGAAGCCCGAGCGCTTCGACTGGCAGGAGGGCACCGTGATGTCGCCGCCGGCGGGGAGCTGGCATCAGCACTACAACACCGGCCCCGAGCCGTGCCGGTTCGTGGCGCTGCACGCTTCCACCGCGGTGCAGGGCGAGGAGCGCGGCGTCGAGCAGATCGAGTTCGAGGACGAGGACCAGGCGCTGCGTCGGATGTACGAGGACGAATGCGCGCGCAACGGCGTCACCGCACAGATGTGA
- a CDS encoding S9 family peptidase: protein MERTLNPPAAKIIPERLEHHGHVRTDDYYWLRERDNPDTVAYLEAENAHTKESMAHVQELEDSLFEEIKGRIKQTDMSVPYRRDDYYYYTRFEEGQEYPLYARKRESLENPEELMLDVNALAEGHEFFSVARIAVSFGQDLLAYAEDTQGRRIYTVRFKDLATGETLPDVIPEVTSNITWANDNRTLFYAKQDPETLRSCRIYRHVLGTDPAEDVLVYEETDDTFSAHVFKTKSKRYLMIVSSQTLSSEYRYLDAGDPTGAFTVFVPRERGHEHAVDHFEDRFFIHTNHEAQNFRLMSTPVDRTGKEHWKEVIPHRPEVLLEGFEVFRDHLVLEERHDGLMRLRVIPWDGSEEHYLEFGEPAYAAGTSVNPEFDTTVLRYGYTSMTTPSSIYDYDMVTRARTLLKQEEVLGGFDSGDYRTERLHATAADGARVPISLVYRKGMERDGRSPLLLYGYGSYGHSLDAAFGSARLSLLDRGFVFAIAHIRGGEEMGRAWYEDGRLLRKKNTFTDFIACAEHLIEQRYTSRERLFAMGGSAGGLLMGAVVNLRSDLFKGMVAQVPFVDVVTTMLDPDIPLTTGEYDEWGNPDDKEFYDYILSYSPYDNVAARDYPHMLVTTGLHDSQVQYWEPAKWVARLRAVKTDRNRLLLKTNMEAGHGGASGRFRRYREIALEYAFLLDLAGIDE, encoded by the coding sequence ATGGAACGCACTCTGAATCCACCGGCCGCCAAGATCATTCCCGAAAGACTCGAGCACCACGGTCACGTGCGCACCGACGACTATTACTGGCTGCGCGAACGGGACAACCCCGACACCGTGGCCTATCTGGAAGCGGAAAACGCCCACACCAAGGAGTCCATGGCCCACGTCCAGGAGCTGGAGGACTCCCTGTTCGAGGAGATCAAGGGGCGCATCAAGCAGACGGACATGTCCGTGCCCTACCGCAGGGACGACTACTACTATTACACCCGATTCGAGGAGGGTCAGGAGTATCCGCTTTACGCGCGCAAGCGCGAGTCCCTGGAGAACCCCGAGGAGCTGATGCTCGACGTCAACGCGCTGGCCGAAGGCCACGAGTTCTTCTCGGTGGCGCGCATAGCGGTGAGCTTCGGACAGGACCTGCTGGCGTACGCGGAGGACACGCAGGGGCGGCGCATCTACACCGTCCGTTTCAAGGACCTCGCCACCGGAGAGACGCTGCCCGACGTCATCCCGGAGGTGACGAGCAACATCACCTGGGCCAACGACAACCGCACGCTCTTCTACGCCAAGCAGGACCCGGAGACCCTGCGCTCCTGCCGCATCTACCGCCACGTGCTCGGGACCGATCCCGCCGAGGACGTGCTCGTCTACGAGGAAACCGACGACACCTTCTCGGCCCACGTGTTCAAGACGAAGTCCAAGCGATACTTGATGATCGTCTCTTCCCAGACCCTGAGCAGCGAGTACCGCTACCTCGACGCCGGCGACCCCACCGGCGCGTTCACGGTCTTCGTGCCGCGGGAACGGGGCCACGAACACGCGGTCGACCACTTCGAGGACCGCTTCTTCATCCACACCAACCACGAAGCGCAGAATTTCCGCCTCATGTCGACGCCGGTGGACCGCACCGGCAAGGAGCATTGGAAGGAGGTCATCCCGCACCGGCCCGAGGTGCTGCTGGAGGGCTTCGAGGTGTTCCGCGACCACCTGGTGCTGGAGGAACGGCACGACGGCCTGATGCGCCTCCGCGTCATCCCGTGGGACGGTTCGGAGGAGCACTACCTGGAGTTCGGCGAGCCCGCCTACGCCGCCGGCACCAGCGTGAACCCGGAGTTCGACACCACGGTGCTGCGCTACGGCTACACCTCCATGACCACCCCCAGCTCCATTTACGACTACGACATGGTGACGCGCGCGAGGACCCTGCTCAAGCAGGAAGAGGTGCTCGGCGGCTTCGACAGCGGCGACTACCGCACCGAGCGGCTCCACGCCACGGCCGCGGACGGCGCCCGGGTGCCCATCTCGCTGGTGTACCGCAAGGGGATGGAACGCGACGGCCGCAGTCCGCTGCTGCTCTACGGCTACGGCTCCTACGGCCACAGCCTCGACGCCGCCTTCGGCTCCGCGCGCCTGAGCCTGCTCGACCGGGGCTTCGTCTTCGCCATCGCCCACATCCGCGGCGGCGAGGAGATGGGGCGGGCGTGGTACGAGGACGGCAGGCTGCTCAGGAAGAAGAACACGTTCACGGACTTCATCGCGTGCGCCGAGCACCTGATCGAGCAGCGCTATACTTCACGGGAACGGCTCTTCGCCATGGGCGGAAGCGCCGGCGGGCTCCTGATGGGGGCGGTGGTGAACCTGCGCTCGGACCTGTTCAAGGGCATGGTGGCGCAGGTGCCGTTCGTGGACGTGGTCACCACCATGCTGGACCCGGACATCCCCCTCACCACCGGCGAGTACGACGAGTGGGGCAACCCCGACGACAAGGAGTTCTACGACTACATCCTGTCCTACTCGCCCTACGACAACGTCGCCGCCAGGGACTACCCGCACATGCTGGTGACCACCGGCCTGCACGATTCCCAGGTGCAGTACTGGGAGCCGGCCAAATGGGTCGCCAGGCTGCGCGCCGTCAAGACCGATCGGAACCGGCTGCTGCTGAAGACCAATATGGAAGCGGGACACGGCGGCGCATCGGGGCGTTTCAGACGTTACCGCGAAATCGCCCTGGAATACGCGTTTCTGCTGGATCTGGCCGGAATCGACGAATAG
- a CDS encoding LytTR family DNA-binding domain-containing protein: MGSSYSSSVSDDEVDGSKEHPWEAAYREALSPYIFKRVLILMALYLGAYTLICPLGADGLTWTQRAAYLGLCSALVAPLCYAEYVVTLYLTRYWSPPGITLAAFAATFIATPTATVIAYGVDTLLFPPLLVPADWPTVYLFLTISVLICGTVTHYLVSQRSRDEAAGETWTETLPDTAPPDTPDERAASRVAAGHNAEESRSGFLRRLPAEAGQDVIYLKMRDHYVEIVTATGNCALLMRFVDAIHELSPQGIRVHRSYWVALRHVEGWTKRNHRVFLRLTGGHLVPVSRTYLAQTRAAVEREQSPQATSAKESR; encoded by the coding sequence ATGGGCAGTTCGTACTCTTCGTCGGTTTCGGATGATGAGGTGGACGGCAGCAAGGAACATCCGTGGGAGGCTGCGTATCGTGAAGCGCTGAGTCCCTACATCTTCAAGAGGGTCCTGATCTTGATGGCCCTGTACCTGGGCGCATACACTCTCATATGCCCGTTGGGTGCGGATGGCCTCACATGGACCCAACGCGCGGCCTATCTCGGTCTGTGCTCGGCCTTGGTCGCGCCTTTGTGCTATGCGGAGTACGTCGTTACGCTCTACCTCACGCGGTACTGGAGCCCGCCGGGCATCACGCTGGCGGCTTTCGCGGCCACTTTCATTGCCACGCCCACGGCCACGGTCATCGCATACGGCGTCGACACGCTGCTCTTCCCTCCCCTCTTGGTCCCCGCCGACTGGCCCACCGTGTACCTGTTCCTGACGATCTCCGTCCTGATATGCGGGACCGTCACCCACTATCTGGTCAGCCAACGTTCCAGGGACGAAGCGGCCGGCGAAACCTGGACGGAAACGCTTCCCGATACGGCTCCGCCCGACACCCCGGACGAACGAGCGGCGTCCCGCGTCGCGGCCGGCCACAACGCCGAGGAGTCCCGGTCCGGCTTCCTGCGCCGCCTGCCGGCGGAGGCGGGACAGGACGTCATCTACCTCAAGATGCGCGACCACTACGTGGAGATCGTCACCGCCACCGGCAATTGCGCCCTGCTGATGCGTTTCGTCGACGCCATCCACGAGCTGTCGCCCCAAGGCATCCGGGTACACCGCTCCTACTGGGTCGCGCTTCGGCACGTGGAGGGTTGGACCAAACGCAACCACCGTGTGTTCCTGCGCCTCACGGGCGGGCACCTGGTTCCCGTCAGCCGTACCTACCTCGCCCAGACGCGCGCCGCCGTCGAGCGTGAGCAGTCCCCGCAGGCGACGAGCGCAAAAGAATCGCGGTGA
- a CDS encoding (2Fe-2S)-binding protein, translated as MSNAKPALVELRFELNGKDTAVECEPQQTLSEVLRNRLNLTGTKISCEVQVCGACTVLVDGLPVSACTYLAYEAQGRRVTTVEGLENADRSLHPIQQCFIDEFAFQCGFCTPGMILSAKALLDDNPDPTDDEIIHHMDGNLCRCTGYVPIVKAIRKAATVMKEARG; from the coding sequence ATGTCTAACGCGAAACCAGCCCTCGTGGAGTTGCGTTTCGAGCTCAACGGCAAGGACACGGCCGTGGAGTGCGAGCCGCAGCAGACCCTTTCGGAAGTGCTGCGCAACCGCCTGAACCTCACCGGCACCAAGATCTCGTGCGAGGTGCAGGTGTGCGGCGCGTGCACGGTGCTGGTGGACGGCCTGCCGGTCAGCGCCTGCACCTACTTGGCCTACGAGGCCCAGGGCCGCCGCGTCACCACCGTCGAAGGGCTGGAGAACGCCGACCGCTCGTTGCATCCGATCCAGCAGTGCTTCATCGACGAGTTCGCGTTCCAGTGCGGCTTCTGCACGCCGGGCATGATCCTGTCGGCCAAGGCCCTGCTCGACGACAACCCCGATCCCACCGACGACGAGATCATTCACCACATGGACGGCAACCTCTGCCGCTGCACCGGATACGTGCCCATCGTGAAGGCCATCCGCAAGGCGGCGACGGTGATGAAGGAGGCGCGCGGATGA